A DNA window from bacterium contains the following coding sequences:
- a CDS encoding response regulator, with protein MEIKRTTHRILVVDDEPEIHAVLGKLLENEGYEVVSTYNAKQALDSIAEKRPDLILLDIMMPKVSGIELCKLIKSDPAMQDILVLIVSARDDQSDRIDGLAHGADDYVSKPFHLRSLARKIEHMLDKKKKTDFEKEIGR; from the coding sequence ATGGAGATAAAGCGAACAACACATCGAATTCTGGTCGTCGATGATGAGCCTGAAATCCACGCCGTGTTGGGAAAACTCCTTGAAAATGAAGGATATGAAGTAGTCAGCACGTATAACGCCAAACAGGCGCTGGACTCCATAGCAGAGAAAAGGCCTGATCTCATCCTCTTAGATATCATGATGCCCAAGGTCTCAGGCATCGAGCTGTGCAAGCTCATCAAGTCAGACCCTGCCATGCAGGACATACTAGTCCTCATCGTCTCCGCCCGCGACGACCAGTCGGACCGCATAGACGGGCTCGCCCACGGCGCGGACGACTACGTCTCCAAACCGTTTCACCTGCGCTCGCTCGCCCGCAAGATCGAACACATGCTGGACAAAAAAAAGAAAACAGACTTTGAAAAAGAAATCGGAAGATAA